A stretch of the Musa acuminata AAA Group cultivar baxijiao chromosome BXJ2-7, Cavendish_Baxijiao_AAA, whole genome shotgun sequence genome encodes the following:
- the LOC103973469 gene encoding histidine-containing phosphotransfer protein 1-like, with translation MELHKLRRVYIEFASFVYRDGFLDDQYTQLQQLKDESEPKFVLQVGTLFLEDSEKLLNELRSILDQQDVDFEKLDVFVRKLTGSSASIGAKRVKNSCMAFHDCCKKGSKEGCLKCLQQLTEEYRLVKRKMETLFEMETEILDAGGSVPLLSQ, from the coding sequence ATGGAGTTGCATAAATTGCGAAGGGTATACATTGAGTTCGCATCGTTTGTCTACCGTGACGGGTTTCTGGACGATCAGTACACACAGTTGCAGCAGCTGAAGGATGAGAGCGAACCTAAGTTTGTTCTTCAGGTTGGGACTCTTTTCCTTGAAGACTCTGAGAAGCTCCTCAATGAACTACGCTCTATCCTAGATCAGCAGGACGTGGACTTCGAGAAATTGGATGTCTTTGTCCGCAAGTTGACAGGCAGCAGTGCCAGCATAGGtgctaaaagagtcaaaaattcgtGCATGGCCTTTCACGACTGCTGTAAGAAGGGGAGCAAAGAAGGTTGCCTCAAATGTCTGCAGCAACTGACGGAGGAGTATCGCCTGGTGAAGCGCAAGATGGAAACTCTGTTCGAGATGGAGACGGAGATTCTGGATGCTGGTGGATCAGTCCCATTGTTGTCGCAGTAG